In Ruminiclostridium papyrosolvens DSM 2782, the following proteins share a genomic window:
- a CDS encoding UDP-N-acetylmuramoyl-L-alanyl-D-glutamate--2,6-diaminopimelate ligase, with protein sequence MQLKELVKDLNIKEINGSLEVEVDSIAYDSRKTKQGSLFVCVEGTVVDGHKYINDAIENGTKAFLVQKHVDVPEGITTIETDDTRFGLAAVSDAFFGHPSSKLNLIGITGTKGKTTTTYMVKAILEAAGHNMGLIGTVANLIGNQVLYTSRTTPESYDLQSLFNDMIDNKVDSAVMEVSSQGLELHRVAKCDFDIGVFTNFSRDHIGPKEHATLEEYFNAKAKLFKMCNKAVINIDSEHGRKMAELAEGKVLTYGLSSRSDIWASDVIKKTGHTFFKLNSPWGSIDIETDLQGEFNIYNALAAIGSCCLIPGITLEHVKKGLTKVTVPGRMESVKTDGNYSVLIDYAHTPDSLEQVLKTVKEFAHGRVVSLFGCGGDRDKGKRPAMGEISGNIADFTIITSDNPRTENPEQIIEDIEAGIKNTNGKYIKITDRRQAIKFALENAQDGDIIILAGKGHETYQQFAEKTIHFDEREVVNELLVELGRSV encoded by the coding sequence TTGCAGCTAAAAGAGCTGGTGAAGGATTTGAATATCAAAGAAATAAATGGAAGTCTTGAAGTGGAAGTTGACAGTATAGCATATGATTCCAGAAAAACAAAACAAGGAAGTCTTTTTGTTTGTGTTGAAGGAACTGTAGTCGACGGACACAAGTACATAAATGATGCTATAGAAAACGGAACCAAAGCGTTTCTTGTTCAGAAACATGTAGATGTGCCCGAAGGAATTACAACCATTGAGACAGATGATACAAGGTTTGGACTTGCAGCAGTATCCGATGCATTTTTTGGCCATCCGTCTTCAAAATTGAACCTTATAGGTATTACAGGAACAAAAGGTAAAACTACAACCACTTATATGGTTAAAGCTATTTTAGAGGCTGCAGGGCATAATATGGGACTGATAGGTACCGTTGCCAATCTTATAGGAAATCAGGTGTTGTATACTTCCAGAACAACCCCAGAATCCTATGATTTACAGAGTCTTTTTAATGATATGATTGACAATAAGGTAGACAGTGCTGTAATGGAGGTTTCCTCTCAGGGATTGGAACTTCACAGAGTAGCAAAATGTGATTTTGATATCGGAGTATTTACAAACTTTTCAAGAGACCACATTGGACCAAAGGAGCATGCAACACTGGAAGAATATTTTAATGCCAAAGCAAAGCTGTTTAAAATGTGCAACAAAGCGGTTATAAATATAGACAGTGAACATGGAAGAAAAATGGCAGAACTGGCTGAAGGAAAAGTGCTGACATACGGCTTGAGTAGTAGGTCGGATATATGGGCTTCTGATGTTATCAAGAAAACAGGACACACTTTCTTTAAACTCAATTCTCCATGGGGCAGTATTGACATTGAAACCGATTTACAGGGTGAGTTCAACATATACAATGCTTTAGCTGCCATTGGCTCATGTTGTTTGATACCGGGTATTACACTGGAGCATGTAAAAAAAGGACTTACAAAGGTTACGGTTCCGGGCAGAATGGAATCTGTTAAAACCGATGGCAATTATTCTGTTCTTATTGATTACGCACATACCCCGGATAGCCTTGAACAGGTGCTTAAAACAGTAAAAGAATTTGCACATGGCAGAGTTGTCAGTCTGTTTGGCTGCGGAGGGGACAGAGATAAGGGAAAGAGACCTGCAATGGGTGAGATTTCAGGAAATATAGCTGATTTTACAATTATAACTTCTGACAATCCGAGAACTGAAAACCCGGAGCAAATAATTGAAGATATTGAGGCAGGCATTAAAAACACAAATGGAAAATATATTAAAATAACAGATAGAAGGCAGGCAATAAAATTTGCACTTGAAAATGCTCAGGATGGAGATATAATTATTTTGGCAGGCAAGGGACATGAGACCTACCAGCAATTTGCCGAAAAAACAATACACTTTGATGAACGTGAGGTAGTAAATGAACTGCTGGTAGAACTCGGGAGGAGTGTATAG
- a CDS encoding UDP-N-acetylmuramoyl-tripeptide--D-alanyl-D-alanine ligase translates to MISFDCVELAEAVTGKLLWGEPDVTFFGVTTDSRKVTKASLFIPLIGEKFDGHDYIEQCFKAGASVCLTSKPIPEVAGCSAVLVDDTAKALRDLAAWHRKKFDIPVVGITGSVGKTSTKDMVSCVLSQKYSVLKTQGNFNNEIGLPLTVLNIDSSHETAVIEMGMSGFGEISRLTAIARPDIAIITNIGVSHIEKLGSQEGILKAKLEILEGLHKNGLVVLNGDDPLLKPLKGKLPFRTVLYGMHGGSDYTASNYQTMGEQGTSFEITVNEAPYNVEIPVPGIHNVYNALAAIAAGIEMKIPMEIIINGIKQFSPGNMRQSIINHNGIKIINDAYNASPQSMQAAINVLEEISSGSRSIAVLGDMFEMGNMSKDLHYSVGEFIKNKKINYIITVGQDSGMISQAVADSGNGEIKLRHFESNKEALKYILGIVMPGDYILIKGSRGMKMEEIADGIMKSE, encoded by the coding sequence ATGATTTCTTTTGACTGCGTTGAACTGGCAGAAGCAGTAACAGGTAAACTGCTCTGGGGAGAACCCGACGTTACTTTTTTTGGTGTAACCACTGACTCCAGAAAAGTTACCAAGGCTAGCTTATTTATCCCGTTAATCGGGGAAAAATTTGATGGACATGATTATATTGAGCAGTGCTTCAAGGCTGGTGCGTCAGTTTGTCTGACTTCTAAACCAATACCGGAGGTAGCAGGCTGTTCTGCAGTTTTAGTGGATGATACCGCCAAGGCTTTACGGGATTTGGCTGCGTGGCATCGAAAAAAATTTGATATACCCGTTGTGGGTATAACAGGAAGCGTCGGTAAAACCAGTACAAAAGATATGGTGTCGTGTGTGCTGTCTCAAAAGTATAGTGTTTTAAAGACTCAAGGTAATTTCAATAATGAAATAGGCCTTCCCCTGACTGTTTTGAATATTGATAGCAGCCATGAAACAGCAGTAATAGAGATGGGAATGAGCGGTTTTGGGGAAATCAGCCGACTTACTGCTATTGCCAGACCTGATATTGCAATAATAACAAACATAGGAGTTTCCCATATTGAAAAACTCGGCTCCCAAGAGGGAATTTTAAAGGCAAAACTGGAAATCCTTGAGGGTTTACACAAGAATGGATTAGTAGTCCTGAACGGAGATGACCCGTTACTTAAGCCTTTAAAAGGAAAACTTCCTTTCAGGACTGTTCTCTATGGAATGCATGGAGGCAGCGATTACACTGCCTCAAACTATCAAACCATGGGAGAGCAGGGAACTAGCTTTGAGATAACAGTAAACGAAGCTCCGTATAACGTGGAAATTCCTGTTCCAGGTATACATAATGTGTATAATGCTCTGGCTGCTATAGCAGCAGGAATCGAAATGAAAATACCTATGGAAATAATTATTAATGGAATTAAACAGTTCAGCCCTGGAAATATGAGACAGAGTATTATAAACCATAATGGCATAAAAATTATAAATGATGCCTACAATGCAAGTCCTCAGTCCATGCAGGCTGCAATTAATGTTCTCGAAGAAATATCTTCAGGTTCACGAAGTATTGCTGTTTTGGGTGACATGTTCGAAATGGGGAATATGTCAAAGGATTTGCACTACTCAGTGGGAGAATTTATAAAAAACAAAAAGATAAATTATATTATTACCGTAGGACAGGATTCAGGAATGATATCACAGGCAGTGGCTGATTCAGGCAACGGTGAGATAAAATTGCGTCATTTTGAAAGCAACAAGGAAGCACTTAAATATATTCTGGGAATAGTTATGCCCGGAGACTACATATTGATTAAAGGCTCAAGAGGAATGAAAATGGAAGAAATCGCTGACGGAATAATGAAGTCAGAATGA
- the mraY gene encoding phospho-N-acetylmuramoyl-pentapeptide-transferase, which produces MFTFSLTSEHIIAFAASFLLALIAGPILIPFLRRLKFGQTVRDDGPQTHLKKMGTPTIGGLIFIVPITLTSIYFYQSYPQIIPVLMSTLGFAAVGFIDDFIKVVKKRKDGLFAGQKTFFELIVCVSFAFYVMRYTEAGSSIVIPFTNTFIQPWVYFILIVLFMYFFSNAVNITDGLDGLCAGVTLVVAIFFTIVSLTNGEWGYIKVFSAAIAGGCLGFLAFNIHPAKVFMGDTGSLALGGALASIAVMMRMPLILFLVGGIYLIEALSVILQVASFKLTGKRIFKMAPIHHHFELKGWKETKVVAVFIIVTVLLAIASLIVIGSDIF; this is translated from the coding sequence TTGTTTACTTTTTCTTTGACATCTGAACATATTATAGCGTTTGCGGCATCATTTTTGCTTGCTCTGATTGCAGGCCCCATATTAATCCCGTTTCTACGGAGGTTAAAATTCGGCCAGACAGTAAGAGATGACGGCCCGCAGACTCATTTGAAAAAAATGGGAACGCCGACTATTGGGGGGCTTATTTTTATTGTCCCGATAACGCTTACATCAATATACTTTTATCAAAGCTATCCCCAGATAATACCTGTACTGATGTCAACATTAGGATTTGCAGCAGTTGGATTTATTGACGATTTTATAAAGGTTGTAAAGAAGAGGAAGGATGGACTTTTTGCAGGTCAGAAAACGTTCTTTGAATTGATTGTATGCGTTTCATTTGCTTTTTATGTCATGAGATATACTGAAGCAGGAAGTTCAATAGTTATTCCCTTTACAAATACATTTATTCAACCATGGGTTTACTTTATACTAATTGTGTTGTTTATGTATTTCTTCTCAAATGCGGTAAACATTACGGATGGTCTGGATGGTCTGTGTGCGGGAGTTACGTTGGTTGTGGCTATATTTTTTACAATCGTTTCTCTTACAAACGGTGAGTGGGGGTACATAAAAGTATTTTCTGCTGCCATTGCAGGAGGCTGTCTTGGGTTTCTGGCTTTTAATATTCATCCGGCCAAGGTGTTTATGGGTGATACGGGAAGCCTTGCGCTGGGTGGGGCGTTGGCATCCATAGCAGTTATGATGAGAATGCCTCTTATATTATTTCTTGTAGGAGGAATATATCTGATAGAAGCACTTTCGGTAATTCTTCAGGTTGCATCCTTCAAACTTACAGGAAAGCGTATTTTTAAAATGGCGCCTATCCACCATCATTTTGAACTGAAGGGGTGGAAAGAAACCAAGGTTGTGGCAGTATTCATTATAGTGACTGTACTGTTGGCAATTGCTTCACTGATTGTCATAGGTTCGGACATATTTTGA
- the ftsW gene encoding putative lipid II flippase FtsW yields MKNKNTKPFDFWIFAAVILLLSLGTIMVFSSSYYFSTQKTGESFMLLRPQLLYMALSIAVLIGTMNFDYRKWGKISPIILMVSIGLLILVLIPGVGQNKNGAQRWLGVGSKTIQPSELAKLGVIMFLSFSLSKRKEVLQSFIKGLLPYLMLVGFIAGLVVVEPHLSGTLIIVITSFILLFCAGAKISHFIVMAAPVVVGVVGAILVAPYRFNRILAWLHPFDYYKDQGWQTVQSLLAIGSGGVFGRGLGQSMQKYLWIPEPYNDYIFAVLSEELGFIGALVVMLLFLIFIWRGIKVAMNAPDTFGSLMATGITCLIGLQFLFNVAVVTNSIPPTGISLPFFSYGGTSLIFLMYGVGILLNISRYSNYERF; encoded by the coding sequence ATGAAGAACAAGAACACAAAGCCTTTTGATTTTTGGATATTTGCAGCAGTAATTTTGTTACTTTCATTAGGAACCATAATGGTATTCAGCTCCAGTTATTATTTTTCTACACAAAAGACTGGTGAATCATTTATGCTGCTAAGGCCGCAGCTACTTTACATGGCGTTGAGTATTGCGGTTCTGATAGGAACTATGAATTTTGACTATCGTAAATGGGGGAAGATATCACCTATTATACTTATGGTAAGTATAGGTTTACTTATATTGGTATTAATCCCCGGAGTAGGGCAGAACAAAAATGGTGCTCAGCGGTGGCTTGGAGTGGGTTCAAAAACTATACAGCCTTCAGAACTGGCAAAGTTAGGGGTTATTATGTTTTTGTCCTTCAGTCTATCCAAGAGAAAAGAGGTTTTACAGTCGTTTATTAAAGGACTGTTACCATATCTTATGTTAGTTGGTTTTATTGCCGGATTGGTTGTGGTAGAGCCTCATTTAAGCGGTACTCTTATAATCGTAATTACTTCATTCATATTACTTTTCTGTGCAGGAGCAAAAATATCACATTTTATTGTTATGGCCGCACCGGTTGTTGTTGGAGTTGTAGGTGCTATACTTGTGGCTCCTTACCGATTTAACAGAATTTTGGCCTGGCTGCATCCTTTTGATTATTACAAGGATCAGGGTTGGCAAACTGTTCAGTCTTTGCTGGCCATCGGCTCAGGAGGTGTTTTTGGAAGAGGTCTTGGACAAAGCATGCAGAAGTACCTTTGGATTCCAGAGCCTTACAATGACTATATCTTTGCAGTTTTGTCAGAGGAGCTTGGATTTATAGGGGCCCTTGTGGTAATGCTCTTATTTCTTATATTTATATGGAGGGGTATTAAGGTTGCCATGAATGCACCGGACACCTTTGGAAGTCTCATGGCTACAGGTATAACCTGTCTTATAGGACTGCAATTTCTGTTTAACGTTGCAGTTGTAACTAACTCCATACCACCGACAGGTATCTCTCTCCCGTTCTTTAGTTATGGAGGTACATCGCTGATATTTCTTATGTATGGAGTTGGAATACTGCTTAATATATCAAGATATTCAAATTATGAACGATTCTGA
- the murG gene encoding undecaprenyldiphospho-muramoylpentapeptide beta-N-acetylglucosaminyltransferase: MKVLIAGGGTGGHINPGLAIAKYIKQKDADADITFVGTKKGLETKLVPREGFPLETITVRGFKRKLSLDTLIAIKELIQSFFQASRLIKRTKPDVVIGTGGYVCGPVLYMAAKKGIPTLIHESNAFPGVTNRLLERYVNYVAISFKDAEKYFKNKKKLVLTGNPVREELLKSDRENVISDLDIADGKPLIVVMGGSRGARKINETIADMLSNYFKGEFNMIFATGEAQFDDISATVKVNEKYKSMVKVVPYIYNVDQVYTASDLMICRAGAITISELQVMGIPSILIPSPYVTANHQEHNARSLEREGGAVVILESELNADLLYKQICNLISNKDVLKKMSKNASKNSVTDSVEKIYHLIKEII, encoded by the coding sequence TTGAAGGTTTTAATAGCAGGAGGAGGAACGGGAGGACATATAAATCCCGGACTGGCGATTGCAAAGTATATAAAGCAAAAGGATGCAGATGCTGATATTACATTTGTAGGGACAAAAAAAGGCTTGGAGACTAAATTGGTTCCAAGGGAAGGATTCCCATTGGAGACCATTACTGTAAGAGGCTTCAAGAGAAAGCTTTCTCTGGACACACTTATTGCTATAAAGGAACTGATACAGAGTTTCTTTCAGGCCTCAAGACTTATAAAAAGAACTAAGCCGGATGTTGTTATTGGTACGGGAGGATATGTGTGCGGTCCTGTGCTGTATATGGCAGCCAAAAAAGGAATACCAACACTAATACATGAATCAAATGCTTTTCCGGGTGTAACCAACAGGCTGCTTGAGAGATATGTAAATTATGTGGCTATAAGCTTCAAGGATGCGGAAAAGTACTTTAAGAACAAAAAAAAGTTGGTGCTTACGGGGAATCCTGTAAGGGAGGAACTGCTAAAATCAGACCGGGAAAATGTTATATCCGATTTGGACATTGCAGATGGAAAACCTTTGATAGTTGTTATGGGAGGCAGCAGGGGAGCAAGGAAAATTAACGAAACTATTGCAGATATGCTAAGCAACTATTTCAAGGGTGAGTTTAACATGATTTTTGCAACAGGAGAAGCTCAATTTGATGATATAAGCGCAACTGTTAAGGTTAATGAGAAGTACAAGAGTATGGTAAAAGTTGTACCTTACATATATAATGTGGACCAGGTTTATACAGCCAGCGATTTGATGATTTGCAGAGCTGGAGCAATTACCATAAGTGAGCTTCAAGTCATGGGAATACCCTCAATTCTGATTCCGTCACCTTATGTAACGGCAAACCATCAGGAGCATAACGCAAGGTCACTGGAGAGAGAAGGCGGGGCAGTGGTAATACTTGAAAGTGAACTTAATGCTGATTTGCTTTATAAGCAAATTTGCAATTTGATATCCAACAAGGATGTATTAAAGAAGATGTCAAAAAATGCTTCTAAAAATAGCGTAACAGATTCTGTTGAAAAAATATATCACCTTATTAAGGAGATAATATAA
- a CDS encoding alpha/beta-type small acid-soluble spore protein, protein MANNRSGGRSSGAFDNMKYEVAREVGVNLKEGYNGDITSREAGKIGGTIVKKVFSSFRDQNPQA, encoded by the coding sequence ATGGCTAACAACAGAAGTGGTGGAAGAAGCAGTGGAGCTTTTGACAACATGAAGTACGAAGTTGCAAGAGAAGTTGGTGTCAACTTAAAGGAAGGTTATAATGGTGATATCACTTCCAGAGAAGCAGGAAAAATCGGTGGTACTATAGTAAAAAAGGTTTTTTCTTCTTTCAGAGATCAAAACCCACAGGCTTAA
- the uraA gene encoding uracil permease produces the protein MKKERPVIQVDQKVPFLKAIPLSLQHLFAMFGASVLVPFLFNGYAKTHFLEKVLHTTFENLTPDQLVQYNNIQVIDPALVLLLNGIGTLIYLLLCKGKAPAFLGSSFAFLSPTASLIASSSSYNDNFSKALGGFIICGLIFVIVAFIIGKVGTSWLDIVLPPAAMGPIVALIGLELSGNAAKMAGLLPNDKGAFDTKAIIISLVTLAIVIIGNLCFRGFLSVIPVLVAVVVGYGMAALMGKVDTTSIASAHWFSAPTFAMPSFSFNAMLIMAPAALVVLSEHIGHLFVTSNIVGRDLTKDPGLHRSLLGDGLSTILSGFCGSCPTTTYGENMGVMAITRVYSVWVIGGAGVISIIIAFIGKLSGIISSIPEAVMGGISLLLFGVIAASGIRMIVEAKIDYSKSKNLILTAIVFVIGISGVTIKLPGNVELKGMVLATLVGIVISTLFYILEKLKLTND, from the coding sequence ATGAAAAAAGAAAGACCGGTAATACAAGTTGATCAAAAAGTTCCTTTTTTAAAGGCAATACCTCTCAGCTTACAGCATTTATTTGCAATGTTCGGGGCATCTGTATTAGTACCGTTTCTATTTAACGGTTATGCTAAGACACATTTTTTAGAAAAGGTTCTTCACACAACCTTTGAAAATCTGACACCGGATCAATTAGTTCAGTATAACAATATTCAGGTTATAGACCCGGCACTTGTACTTTTACTTAACGGTATTGGAACACTGATTTATCTGCTGCTTTGTAAAGGAAAAGCTCCTGCATTTCTTGGCTCCAGCTTTGCATTCCTTTCACCTACAGCTTCATTAATTGCAAGTTCATCAAGTTATAACGATAACTTTTCAAAGGCACTGGGCGGTTTTATAATATGTGGTTTGATATTCGTAATAGTAGCTTTTATAATAGGCAAAGTCGGTACAAGCTGGCTTGATATAGTTCTTCCACCTGCTGCAATGGGCCCTATAGTTGCACTTATAGGACTTGAATTGTCCGGCAATGCTGCTAAAATGGCGGGGTTACTGCCAAATGATAAGGGTGCTTTTGACACAAAGGCCATAATTATATCTTTGGTAACTCTTGCAATAGTTATAATAGGCAACCTTTGTTTCAGAGGATTTTTATCAGTAATCCCTGTACTGGTTGCCGTGGTTGTCGGCTACGGTATGGCAGCTTTAATGGGCAAAGTTGATACCACTTCAATAGCATCTGCACATTGGTTCAGTGCACCAACCTTTGCAATGCCTTCATTCAGCTTTAATGCCATGTTGATAATGGCACCTGCGGCATTGGTTGTTTTATCAGAACATATTGGACACCTTTTTGTAACCAGCAACATAGTTGGAAGAGATTTAACAAAGGACCCCGGTCTTCACAGGTCATTACTGGGAGACGGCTTGTCGACAATTCTTTCCGGATTTTGCGGTTCATGCCCAACAACCACCTATGGTGAGAATATGGGTGTAATGGCGATAACACGAGTTTACAGCGTTTGGGTTATCGGAGGAGCAGGTGTTATCTCAATAATAATTGCTTTCATAGGAAAGCTTTCCGGAATCATATCAAGTATTCCTGAAGCTGTAATGGGCGGAATAAGTCTCCTGCTGTTCGGTGTAATCGCCGCTTCCGGTATCAGAATGATAGTTGAAGCAAAAATAGACTACAGCAAATCAAAGAACCTCATACTTACTGCAATAGTATTTGTAATCGGTATCAGCGGTGTAACAATAAAGCTTCCCGGAAATGTAGAGCTAAAGGGAATGGTTCTTGCTACTCTGGTTGGAATAGTAATAAGTACCTTATTCTATATCCTTGAAAAATTAAAATTGACAAATGATTAA
- a CDS encoding MGDG synthase family glycosyltransferase produces MKNVVIISSDYTGHGHKSISEALKEQFCMHEDVCLNIIDGFELGGNMWIKVGKSYGMVTRNAKEIWKLAWKISKRNPSFIHEFTELTIRENFIKLLRKLKPDLILSVHPVFNTPIINILKEYKINIPFATFVADLVSISPMWADSRADCIICPTEEAKQRCMGFGVPSHKLEVIGFPVRSRFTQHISQNIEHTDYTLDRPLECLIMSGGEGSGDMNNVARILLDNFNCNIRIIAGRNESMKEKLEKTLSQQFPGRVEVYGYVTNIQDFMLKSDIAFTRGSPNVMMEAVACNVPLIITGALPGQEQENPDFAVNNKLGIYCDNLSSLAAVVSGLLSDNAKRLNEIKQAQRNYFDHASAEKIANHVLGLIKNDIFIYPSELRRRKKFLTLRLQSRRSS; encoded by the coding sequence ATGAAAAATGTTGTAATAATATCTTCAGATTATACAGGACATGGTCATAAAAGTATTAGCGAAGCTTTGAAGGAGCAATTTTGCATGCATGAAGATGTCTGCTTAAATATAATAGATGGATTCGAACTTGGCGGCAATATGTGGATAAAAGTAGGTAAGTCCTATGGTATGGTAACCAGAAATGCAAAGGAAATATGGAAGCTTGCATGGAAGATTTCCAAAAGGAACCCTAGCTTTATTCATGAGTTTACAGAACTGACAATCAGGGAAAATTTTATAAAGCTGCTAAGAAAACTAAAACCCGATTTGATTTTAAGTGTACATCCTGTATTTAATACACCTATAATAAACATTCTTAAAGAATATAAAATTAATATACCTTTTGCCACTTTTGTGGCTGATTTGGTAAGTATATCTCCAATGTGGGCGGATTCAAGAGCTGACTGTATAATCTGTCCTACTGAAGAAGCAAAGCAAAGATGTATGGGCTTCGGTGTTCCATCACACAAATTGGAAGTCATTGGCTTCCCTGTCCGCTCCAGATTCACACAGCATATCTCTCAAAATATTGAGCATACTGACTATACTTTGGACAGACCGTTAGAATGTCTTATTATGAGCGGTGGAGAAGGCTCCGGAGATATGAATAATGTAGCCCGTATTCTTCTTGACAATTTTAACTGTAATATACGCATTATTGCGGGCAGAAATGAATCAATGAAGGAAAAACTGGAAAAGACTCTTTCTCAACAATTTCCGGGAAGAGTTGAAGTATATGGATATGTAACCAATATTCAGGATTTTATGCTTAAATCAGACATAGCGTTTACCAGAGGCAGTCCGAATGTTATGATGGAAGCGGTCGCCTGCAATGTTCCGCTTATAATAACAGGGGCATTACCGGGACAGGAACAGGAAAATCCTGATTTTGCAGTTAACAACAAACTTGGTATATATTGTGATAATTTATCATCTTTGGCTGCCGTAGTATCCGGTTTACTGTCTGACAATGCAAAGAGGCTAAATGAGATAAAACAGGCTCAAAGAAATTATTTCGACCATGCTTCGGCAGAAAAGATTGCTAATCATGTTTTAGGACTTATTAAAAATGATATTTTTATATATCCGTCTGAGTTAAGACGCAGAAAGAAATTCCTTACTCTAAGACTTCAATCAAGAAGAAGTTCCTGA
- a CDS encoding D-alanyl-D-alanine carboxypeptidase family protein, with amino-acid sequence MNKTAKVVITVMIILSNLICTNMVIADDTNDDGPITKDIIKNESWEATGTQLPRVSAGAAIVMDAKSGRVLYEKNGYKRNSIASTTKIMTAIVAIENGKDDEDVIVSKRAASIGGSRVNLKEGKIYKLGNLLNAMMLRSGNDAAIAIAEHIGGSVEAFAEMMNRKAAQIGATNTNFVTPHGLDDPQHYSTPFDLAMITQYALKNEKFCKIVSTKSSSFEGNPINNTNEMLSLYPGADGVKTGYTGQAGRCLVTSATHNGWKVISVVLNCSTRSVRAQNSKILLDYAFGNYSTYDYLKQGQQISEIGIHKGLNNSVGLCSDKDVSIPLKKDEADRIKAEYDIPKTLEAPIQKGSRIGTVKYVLDGKVLAYADIKATDNIKRKDFYYYFDRIFKTWARLVHER; translated from the coding sequence TTGAATAAAACTGCAAAAGTAGTTATAACAGTTATGATTATTTTATCAAACCTGATATGTACTAATATGGTAATAGCAGATGATACAAATGATGATGGGCCTATTACTAAGGATATAATTAAGAATGAGAGCTGGGAGGCTACCGGAACTCAGTTGCCACGAGTTTCGGCAGGAGCTGCGATTGTAATGGATGCAAAAAGCGGCAGGGTTTTGTATGAAAAAAATGGCTATAAAAGAAATTCCATTGCAAGTACAACAAAAATCATGACTGCAATAGTTGCAATTGAAAATGGAAAAGATGATGAAGATGTTATTGTCAGTAAAAGGGCAGCATCTATAGGAGGGTCAAGAGTAAATCTTAAAGAGGGAAAAATATATAAACTGGGAAACCTTCTCAATGCAATGATGCTCAGGTCGGGGAATGATGCTGCTATTGCAATAGCGGAGCATATAGGCGGTTCTGTTGAAGCATTTGCTGAAATGATGAATAGAAAAGCTGCCCAAATAGGGGCTACAAATACAAACTTTGTAACGCCTCATGGACTGGATGATCCGCAGCATTATTCAACTCCTTTTGATCTTGCTATGATTACTCAATATGCTTTGAAAAATGAGAAGTTCTGCAAAATAGTAAGTACAAAATCCTCTTCTTTTGAGGGAAATCCAATTAACAATACAAATGAGATGCTAAGCCTTTACCCCGGAGCCGACGGCGTAAAAACAGGGTATACCGGTCAGGCAGGAAGATGCCTTGTAACCTCTGCTACACATAATGGATGGAAGGTTATATCCGTAGTGCTGAATTGCTCCACAAGGTCTGTCAGAGCTCAGAACAGTAAGATATTGCTGGATTATGCATTTGGCAACTACAGTACATACGACTATCTGAAGCAAGGCCAGCAAATATCGGAAATAGGAATACATAAAGGTTTAAACAATTCAGTTGGATTATGCTCTGATAAAGATGTTTCAATTCCATTGAAAAAGGATGAAGCAGACAGGATAAAGGCAGAATATGATATTCCTAAAACATTGGAAGCACCAATACAAAAGGGCAGCAGGATAGGTACAGTTAAATATGTACTGGATGGTAAAGTACTGGCGTATGCTGATATCAAAGCAACTGATAATATAAAAAGAAAGGACTTCTACTACTATTTTGACCGAATATTTAAAACATGGGCAAGACTTGTACATGAACGTTAA